The Pseudomonas sp. FP198 genomic interval CTGGACTGGCCTCCGATGGCGAAGCTTGGGTTGGATACAGTCGCCGTGTGGGCTGGACGACAATCAACCGTTTCTCCAGTTCTGGCGGTACTAGGGGCAGTTTTATGTGCGGGCGCATGAACGGCTGCCAGGATTCTTCACGCTGACGTTTCACGTGGAACTATCGAGATGAAACTCTGTTCATGAAAAAGGTCTCGTCGATTTTATTGTTATACTATAACATCAAAAACGAACCTCTCATGGACCTCGAAAATGAACGCGTTAACTCTGCCGGACATTGCGGCGCAGGCGTCTCGTCAAGCCATGCCGCTGGATTGGGTGGGCATGTGCGGCATCGCCGTGCCGGTGCTGGTGGACGGCCAGCGTTTGAGCGCCTCTGCCGATGCGGGCGTCAGTCTCGATGATGGCGAAGCGCGTGGCATCCATATGTCGCGTTTGTATGTGGCACTCGAAAAGCTTGAGGACACCGCGCTCTCTCCGGACTTGTTACGGCGGATCCTGCAAGAGTTTCTGGACAGTCACGAGGGTCTGTCCCGGAGTGCCTCACTGACCCTGCGCACCGATCTGATGTACAAGCGCCCCGCTTTGATCAGCCCATTAGCCGGCTGGAAGCGTTATCCCATCGTTATCAAAGCGCGCCTTAAACACTCAGTGTTCCACGTGGAACTTCAAGTCGAAATTCCTTACTCATCCACTTGCCCTTGTTCGGCAGCGCTGGCGCGGCAGTTGATCCAGCAAAAATTCCTCGACGATTTCTCGAATACAAACCTGGAGCACGCTGAAGTTCTCGCGTGGCTAGGTTCTCAGAAAGGTATCGTGGCCATCCCTCATAGCCAACGCAGCGTCGCCATCCTGAACCTACGCTTGGACGCCAAGCTCGATGAGTTTCCGGTGTTACCGCTGATCAACGAGGCGGAGGCGGCACTCGGCACCGCTGTTCAAACCGCCGTCAAACGCGTCGATGAGCAAGCCTTCGCGCTCGCTAATGGGCAGAACCTGATGTTCTGCGAAGATGCCGCGCGGCGCTTGAATATAGCGCTGAGACCGCTGCCCTGGATTTCCTCTCTTGACGTACGAGTCGTTCATGCGGAAAGCCTGCACGCCCACGACCGTCGCCCAAAGCCATTGGCAACGGGAGGACTCATGATTCGTTGCCAGGGATTGAGTTGGGGTATCCCCGGGCACCCTCTCACTCCACCTCTGCACATGGAGCGCCCGGAGGGCAGCCTGACCGCAATCATTGGCGCCAACGGATCAGGCAAAAGCAGCCTGCTGAAAAGTCATCGCCGGGTTACAGAAGCCATTGACCGGGAAGGTTTCGCTCAACGTTCAACGGCGCGGCGGCGTGTCGTTCCTGCCTCAACAGCAGCACCTGGATCGGCAATTTCCCATCAGCCTGCAGGAATTAGTGGCGGCAGGTTCCTGGGGTAATCGACAGGAACCTGCCGTACGCAACCAACGACTCAAGGCGGTTCTAGACGACTGGGCCTTGAGCGGCCTGGAACACCGTTCGCTGATGGCGTTGTCGGGTGGCGAGTTGCAACGGGCGCTGCTCGCGCGACTGAGCCTGACCGAAGCGCCACTCCTGTTGCTGGACGAACCCCACGCAGCCCTTGATGAACAAGGCCAGGCACTGCTGTGGAAAAACATTCAGCGATGGCATCGCGAAGGGCGCACCTTGCTGGTGGTTTGTCACGATTTGGCTGCGGTGCATCAGCACATCCCCCATACCTTGCTGATCAATCCGTCCGGCTGCGTATTGGGTCGCAGCGCCGAATTGATCGCCCCGACGCCTTACACACAGGTCGCTTGATGCTCACCGCCACCCACTTCTGGCAGCCGTTCCAGGAATTTGTCTTCATGCGCAGGGCCTTGTTGGGCGGCCTAGTGCTGGCATGCAGCACAGCTCCGCTAGGCGTGTTCCTGATTCTGCGGCGCATGAGTCTGATCGGCGATGCGGTAGCTCACGGCATCTTGCCGGGCGCGGCCCTGGGTTTCTGGTTCGCCGGTCTGAGCCTGCCAGCCTTGACGGTGGGCGGCCTGGGCGCCGGCTTGAGCATGGCCGGGCTGGCGGCCTGGATCACCCGCCGCACCGGCCTGCGGGAAGACGCCAGCCTGGCGGCGATCTACCCCATCTCCCTCGCCGCCGGGGTGTTGATCCTCGGTATGTCCGGTAAACGCCTGGACTTGCTGCACCTGTTATTCGGCTCGGCGCTGGCGGTGGACGGCCCGACACTCACCGGCATGCTTTGGGTTTCGGCGGCGAGTCTGGTGGCGATGGCGTTGATTTACCGCCCGCTGTTACTCGACACCCTGGACCCACTGTTTCTGCAAACCGTCAGCCGTCTGGGTCCACTGTCCCACGGCGTATTCCTGACCTTGGTGGTGCTGAACCTGGTCATCGGCTTCCAGGCCATCGGCGCGTTGATGGTGGTCGGCCTGATGATGCTGCCGGCGGCCGCGTCGCGATTCTGGAGTCGTCGCCTGCCGATGTTGATGCTGGTCGCTGCATTGCTCGGTTGTCTCTCGGTGTGGCTGGGCCTGCTGTTGTCCTTCTATTTTTCGCTACCCAGCGGGCCGGCCATCGTCCTGGTGGCGGGCGCGTCATATCTGTTGTCCGTGGTATTCGGTCCGGTGCACGGCTTGCTGCGCCGCCCGCCCCTGCTCACATCCCAATGAGGTGTTACCTGATGCGCGCCCTGCTCCTGATATTCAGCTTGATGCTGTCCATGTCCCTGTCTGCTGCTGAAAAACTCAGCGTGGTGACCAGCTTCAGCATCCTTGCCGACATGACCCGACAAGTCGGCGGCGAGCATGTCCAGATCACCAACATGGTGGGGCCGGACGCTGACGCACATACCTATGAACCCACGCCGGACGACGCCAAGGCATTGCTCGGGGCGAAACTGATCATCAAGAATGGGTTGGGCTTCGAGCCGTGGCTGGATCGCCTGGTGACCAGCACCGAAACCGGTGCCCCGGTCATCAGTGCCAGCCGTGGCGTGATTCCACGCTCGCTGGAAGAAGATGGCGAGACCATCCCCGACCCGCACGCCTGGCATAACCTCGCCAACGCCGTGCTTTATGTCGGCAACATTACCAAGGCACTGGAGGCGGCCGACCCGGCGAACAAGGCCGACTACGAACGTAACAGCCAGGCGTACCTGAAGAAGATTTATGCACTACTCGCCGAAGCCAAGGCGAAGTTCGCTGCGTTGCCACCGGGCAATCGCAAGATCGTCACGTCCCACGATGCGTTCGGTTACCTGGGCCAGGCTTATGGTATCGAGTTTTTGGCGCCGCAAGGGTTGTCTACCGAGCGTGAACCGTCAGCAGCGGAAGTCGCTGCGTTGATCACCCAGATTCGTCAGGCGAAAGTCAAAGCCGTGTTCATGGAAAACATCAAGGACGCGCGCCTGCTCAAGCAGATCGCCGACGAAAGCGGCGCGCACATCGGTGGCACGCTGTACTCCGATGCCCTCGCCGCCAGCGGACCGGCCAGCACCTTTACCGGTCTCTTCGAATACAACCTCAACACACTCTACGAGGCACTGGGCCGGCCCTGATAACAGGCCGCTGATCAAGCCCTCGGCTTGACGGTCCCGCAATCCTGCCCCAGCCATACGGCGCGGGTGTCCAGGCTGCCGTTCTGCTGGATACCCGTGGCGTTGAATGTGCCATTGACCTTGGTGGTGAATTCGCGATCGCTCTGGAATGTCGCGACACCGTTGCCCTGGGCTTTCGGGCAACTGAAGCGGAATTTCCACTGGTTGCCGGTACGCTCGGTGATCTGCTGCTTGCAGCCTGATTGCGGATCCTGCAGCGGGATGTCATTGGTCTGCACCTGTGCCGGAGTCAGGCACACCCGGATCCCCTTGCCCCCCATGGTGATGCCCTGCTTTTCGAGCATTGCCCGCTGTTCAGGCGTCATCTGGTTCTGCAGTTGACCCAGGATCAATTGCAGGTCCGGCAGGTTCTGGTTGTCGACTTTCATGTTGCTGGTCGTCAATTCCCACAAGCCTGGTTGAAGCATTTGCGCCTGAGCCGCCACAGGAACCGACAAGCCAACGGCCAAGGCCAAACCCAGCAGACGAACATTCATTGCGCAAACTCCAGAAGACAAGTGGCCGTTAGACGCCGCCTTCAGGCTTCGGTTCAGACCCGCGCCGAGTGAATTAAATAGCGACATTCGCCTTGGAACATGGTCTGTTAAGCATTGAAATGTCAGGAGCAAGGCAGCCCCATGGATTTTTTTGGCCCGCATGTTTTCGGTTACCTGATCGCGCTGCTCCATACCCTCGGCTCCATCGCCGCCGTCCATGCAGTGCTGACGGTGCGTACCGCCCAGGGCTCGATTGCCTGGGCCCTGTCGCTGGTATTCATCCCCTACCTGACATTGATTCCTTACCTGGTCTTCGGCCGCAGCACCTTCGACGGCTACATCAAGGCACGTCGACAAGCCAACGAGGAAATGCGCAAGGCGATCTCCGAGCTCAACTGGCGCCCATGGGTCGAAGAAGCGCTGGCCGCTCGCGCGTCCCAGGCCTACGCCTCGTTACGGGCCATGCCGAAGTTGGGACGCACGCCGTGTCTGGCAAACAATCAGGTGCGTCTGCTGGTTGATGGCCCCGCTACGTTCGAAGCGATTTTCCAGGCCATCGAGAGCGCTCGCGAAGCGGTTCTGGTGCAGTTTTTCATCATCCACGACGACCGGCTCGGTCAGCGCTTGCACGCGTTGCTGCTGAAGAAAGCCGCTGAAGGTGTGGCGGTCTACCTGCTGTACGACCGTATCGGTAGCCATTCCCTGCCCCATCGTTATGTCCAGGCCTTGCGCGACGGTGGCGTTCACGTCAAAGCGTTTGCCACTCGCAGCGGTTGGCTCAACCGGTTCCAGGTCAACTTTCGCAACCACCGCAAGATTGTCGCCGTGGACGGCGTCCTGGGGTTCGTTGGCGGGCACAACGTGGGCGATGAATATCTGGGGGAAAAACCACCCCTGGCACCGTGGCGCGACACCCATGTAGAGGTACGCGGCCCAGTGGTAGCGAGCATGCAGGAGTCCTTCGCCGAGGATTGGTTCTGGGCGGCGCGTTCCCTGCCGCCGCTGATCCTGCCGGACACCTATCCGGACGACGGCGTGCTCTGCCAACTGCTGGCCAGCGGTCCGGCCGATGCCTACGAAACCTGCTCGCTGTTCTTCGTCGAAGCCATTCACGCTGCAAACGAACGCATCTGGATAACCACGCCGTATTTCATTCCCGACGAAGCGGTATTCGCGGCTTTGCGCCTGGCCGTGCTGCGCGGCGTGGACGTGCGCATCCTGTTGCCATCGCGACCGGATCACCGGATCGTCTACGCCGCGTCCAGTCTTTATGCGTTCGAAGCGGTGCGCGCCGGCGTGCGGGTGTTTCGTTATGAGCCGGGTTTCTTGCACCAGAAAGTGGTACTGATCGACCGGGAAATCAGCGCCATCGGCAGCGCGAACCTGGACAACCGTTCGTTCCGGCTGAATTTCGAAGTCATGCTGCTGACCGTCGACATGGCCTTTGCCAGCGAGGTCGAGCAGATGCTCGAAAAGGACTTCGCCCAGGCCCACGAAGTGGCCAAACGGGAAAGCCGGGAAACCCACCGCCTGCAGAAGGTCGGGATGCGGATCGCCCGGCTGATTTCGCCGATTCTTTAAGGCGTGTAGATGTCGTCGCGGGTCCAGGGCAGCTCATGGCTACCATCGGCGTGGGCCTTCACCGCGAGGATCTGATGCAGGTTTATCCAGCCCTTGGCGAACGCATAGGCGCAGCCGGCCAGGTAAAGACGCCAGATCCGCAGTGCCTGTTCCGGCACTTCCCTGGAAGCGGCTTCGAGGTTGTCCTCCAGGCGCTCGCTCCAATGGTCGAGAGTGCGCGCGTAATGCATGCGCAGGCTTTCCACATCGACAATTTCCAGCCCCGCTTCGCTGATCTCGGCGGAAATCATCGACAGATGAGGCAACTCACCGTTCGGGAATACATACTTCTCGATAAATTCACCCGCGCCGCGACCTACCGGACGCCCGTCGGTGTGCTTGGCGGTAATCCCGTGATTCATCACCAGCCCGCCCTCACGGACCGCGCCGTACAGCGTCTTGCAGTACTGTGCCAGGTTGGCATGCCCGACGTGTTCGAACATGCCGACGCTGACCACTTTGTCGAATCGGCCATCCTGGGGCAGGTCACGGTAGTCCAGAAGCTGGAGCTCTACCTGGTCCTCCAGGCCTTCGGCCTTTACCCGCTCCCGCGCCAACGCAAGCTGCGCCTTGCTCAGGGTAATGCCGAAGACCTTGGCGCCGAATTCCCGTGCGGCAAAGCGCGCGAGCCCACCCCAGCCG includes:
- a CDS encoding metal ABC transporter permease, whose product is MLTATHFWQPFQEFVFMRRALLGGLVLACSTAPLGVFLILRRMSLIGDAVAHGILPGAALGFWFAGLSLPALTVGGLGAGLSMAGLAAWITRRTGLREDASLAAIYPISLAAGVLILGMSGKRLDLLHLLFGSALAVDGPTLTGMLWVSAASLVAMALIYRPLLLDTLDPLFLQTVSRLGPLSHGVFLTLVVLNLVIGFQAIGALMVVGLMMLPAAASRFWSRRLPMLMLVAALLGCLSVWLGLLLSFYFSLPSGPAIVLVAGASYLLSVVFGPVHGLLRRPPLLTSQ
- a CDS encoding metal ABC transporter substrate-binding protein; the encoded protein is MRALLLIFSLMLSMSLSAAEKLSVVTSFSILADMTRQVGGEHVQITNMVGPDADAHTYEPTPDDAKALLGAKLIIKNGLGFEPWLDRLVTSTETGAPVISASRGVIPRSLEEDGETIPDPHAWHNLANAVLYVGNITKALEAADPANKADYERNSQAYLKKIYALLAEAKAKFAALPPGNRKIVTSHDAFGYLGQAYGIEFLAPQGLSTEREPSAAEVAALITQIRQAKVKAVFMENIKDARLLKQIADESGAHIGGTLYSDALAASGPASTFTGLFEYNLNTLYEALGRP
- a CDS encoding DUF3617 domain-containing protein, which produces MNVRLLGLALAVGLSVPVAAQAQMLQPGLWELTTSNMKVDNQNLPDLQLILGQLQNQMTPEQRAMLEKQGITMGGKGIRVCLTPAQVQTNDIPLQDPQSGCKQQITERTGNQWKFRFSCPKAQGNGVATFQSDREFTTKVNGTFNATGIQQNGSLDTRAVWLGQDCGTVKPRA
- the cls gene encoding cardiolipin synthase, whose translation is MDFFGPHVFGYLIALLHTLGSIAAVHAVLTVRTAQGSIAWALSLVFIPYLTLIPYLVFGRSTFDGYIKARRQANEEMRKAISELNWRPWVEEALAARASQAYASLRAMPKLGRTPCLANNQVRLLVDGPATFEAIFQAIESAREAVLVQFFIIHDDRLGQRLHALLLKKAAEGVAVYLLYDRIGSHSLPHRYVQALRDGGVHVKAFATRSGWLNRFQVNFRNHRKIVAVDGVLGFVGGHNVGDEYLGEKPPLAPWRDTHVEVRGPVVASMQESFAEDWFWAARSLPPLILPDTYPDDGVLCQLLASGPADAYETCSLFFVEAIHAANERIWITTPYFIPDEAVFAALRLAVLRGVDVRILLPSRPDHRIVYAASSLYAFEAVRAGVRVFRYEPGFLHQKVVLIDREISAIGSANLDNRSFRLNFEVMLLTVDMAFASEVEQMLEKDFAQAHEVAKRESRETHRLQKVGMRIARLISPIL
- the cfaB gene encoding C17 cyclopropane fatty acid synthase CfaB, with translation MLAQLPPALQNLHLPLRLRLWDGHEFTLGADPSVTIVVKDPQMVAQFTHPSLDALGAAFVEGKLELEGSINEVIRVCDELSQALVDEDESHLPVRAVHDKETDAKAISYHYDLSNAFYQLWLDSDMVYSCAYFETGSETLEQAQQAKFRHLCRKLRLQPGDYLLDVGCGWGGLARFAAREFGAKVFGITLSKAQLALARERVKAEGLEDQVELQLLDYRDLPQDGRFDKVVSVGMFEHVGHANLAQYCKTLYGAVREGGLVMNHGITAKHTDGRPVGRGAGEFIEKYVFPNGELPHLSMISAEISEAGLEIVDVESLRMHYARTLDHWSERLEDNLEAASREVPEQALRIWRLYLAGCAYAFAKGWINLHQILAVKAHADGSHELPWTRDDIYTP